From Leptodactylus fuscus isolate aLepFus1 chromosome 11, aLepFus1.hap2, whole genome shotgun sequence, one genomic window encodes:
- the GIPR gene encoding gastric inhibitory polypeptide receptor: MSAGVSNVLKSSGPCSMLCRLTVLLLLCLEPSSANTVQETVQAWKKYQEDCEMKMRTDPPLSGMFCNRTFDMYVCWGDAAANTTHAEPCPSYLPWYPQVRDGLVFRRCGSDGQWIRDETDMPWRDHSQCENVDPEQEQSHHQAWILSQLRIMYSVGYGISLAALVVAVCILTMLRRLCCTRNLIHCNLFVSFILRAVSLLSRDALLEQPHGAIQGEEDLTALLRERTLVGCRVAQTITQYCVAANYYWLLVEGLYLHNLLLVLSFCEEAALPRYMLLGWGAPVLFVIPWVVMRQLYENTHCWERNDNRSYWWIIRSPILLAVLVNFIIFLRILRILVLKLRANQMRRSDRKFRLAKSTLTLIPLLGIHEAVFNLIPEESATGRVRYSKLGLELLLSSFHGLLVAVLYCICNKEVQAELRRKLQDIFRGDHSSCAPRSLRPPSQKSPHSQEPDV, encoded by the exons ATGTCTGCAGGTGTCAG CAATGTTCTGAAGTCGTCCGGTCCCTGTAGCATGTTGTGTCGTCTGACTGTTCTGCTTCTCCTGTGCCTGGAG CCATCCAGCGCTAACACTGTGCAAGAGACGGTGCAAGCCTGGAAGAAATATCAGGAAGACTGTGAGATGAAGATGAGGACAGATCCCCCACTGAGCG GAATGTTCTGTAATCGCACCTTTGACATGTATGTTTGCTGGGGAGATGCTGCTGCCAATACAACCCATGCAGAGCCATGTCCGTCCTACCTGCCCTGGTACCCTCAAG TGAGAGACGGCCTAGTATTCCGGCGCTGCGGCTCAGACGGTCAGTGGATTCGGGATGAGACAGACATGCCCTGGAGAGACCACTCTCAGTGTGAGAACGTCGACCCTGAACAGGAGCAGTCACAT CATCAGGCGTGGATTCTGTCGCAGCTGCGGATCATGTACAGTGTGGGATATGGCATCTCGCTGGCTGCGCTCGTGGTGGCTGTCTGCATCCTGACAATGCTCAG GCGTCTCTGTTGCACCCGCAATCTCATCCACTGTAACCTGTTTGTGTCGTTCATCCTGCGGGCTGTGTCGCTGCTGTCTCGGGACGCTCTGCTGGAGCAGCCACATGGCGCCATCCAGGGCGAGGAGGACCTGACAGCTCTGCTGAGAGAGAGA ACCCTGGTTGGTTGTCGGGTGGCGCAGACTATCACCCAGTATTGTGTAGCTGCCAATTACTACTGGCTGCTGGTGGAGGGCCTGTACCTGCACAACCTGCTGCTCGTCCTGTCCTTCTGCGAGGAGGCTGCACTGCCGCGTTACAtgctgctgggctggg GGGCTCCCGTTCTGTTTGTCATCCCATGGGTGGTCATGCGGCAGTTATACGAAAACACACA CTGCTGGGAAAGAAATGACAACCGCTCGTACTGGTGGATAATCCGCTCCCCTATCTTGCTGGCCGTGCTG GTAAACTTCATCATCTTTCTGCGGATTCTGCGCATCCTGGTCCTGAAACTTCGAGCCAATCAGATGAGAAGGAGCGATCGCAAATTTAG ATTGGCTAAGTCCACCCTAACGCTGATTCCGCTTCTTGGGATCCATGAAGCCGTCTTTAACCTTATTCCGGAGGAGAGTGCAACGGGCCGAGTGCGCTACAGTAAACTGGGCCTAGAACTGCTACTCAGCTCCTTCCAT GGGCTGCTGGTCGCAGTACTATACTGTATCTGTAATAAGGAG GTTCAGGCTGAGCTGCGCAGGAAGCTCCAGGACATCTTCAGAGGAGATCACTCATCCTGTGCCCCCCGATCCCTACGCCCCCCATCCCAGAAGAGCCCCCACAGCCAAGAACCAGATGTCTGA